The window GGCGGATTAGCCACAATTAAATCAAATTGATGCGCTGTTTGTTGGCAATAAGTTTGCACGTCTTGGCGTGTTAAATGAAGACGATTGTGCCATGGCGAAGCCTGGAAGTTTTCTTGTGCTTGTTGTGCTGCAAGGGGATCAAGTTCTACGGCTTCAATTTGGCAATGCTCATGACTTCGTTGGGCGAGCATTAGTGCAACCAAGCCTGTGCCAGTTCCCATATCAAAAATACGCTGACAATCAGACACATCCGCCCAAGCACCCAGTAAAATGCCATCTGTGCCGACTTTCATTGCACAATGTTGTTGATTAATATGGAATTGTTTGAAGGTAAAGCTGCTCATAAAATCTTGCGGAAAATGACCGCACTTTCAGGTATAATCAGCCCCAATTTTAACAAATTAATGCAAAATAATGAATTTATCCCCATTTGAAGAATTCGACCTGTCCCCCGAATTATTAAAAGCCTTAGAAAAGAAAGGCTACACCCGCCCAACTGCCATTCAATTAGAAGCGATTCCTGCTGCCATGGAAGAGCGTGATGTGCTCGGTTCTGCACCAACAGGTACAGGCAAAACTGCTGCATTTTTATTACCAGCAATTCAGCATTTATTGGATTATCCGCGTCGTAAACCAGGGGCACCTCGTATTTTAATTTTAACGCCAACCCGTGAGTTAGCAATGCAGGTTGCAGAGCAAGCGGAAGAGTTGGCGCAATTCACTCATTTGAAGATTGCAACCATTACTGGCGGTGTGGCGTATCAAAATCATGGGGAAGTGTTTAATTCAAATCAGGATATCGTGGTGGCAACACCGGGGCGTTTATTGCAATACATCAAAGAAGAAAACTTTGATTGTCGCGCAGTAGAAATGCTGATTTTTGATGAAGCAGATCGCATGTTGCAAATGGGCTTTGGCCAAGATGCAGAGAAAATTGCTGCTGAAACGCGTTGGCGTAAACAAACCCTCCTTTTCTCAGCCACATTAGAAGGGGAGTTATTAGTTGATTTCGCAGAACGTTTATTGAATGACCCCGTAAAAATCGATGCCGAGCCAAGCCGTCGCGAGCGTAAGAAAATCAACCAGTGGTATTATCACGCCGATAGTAATGAACATAAAATTAAGTTGCTTGCACGTTTTATCGAAACTGAGAAAGTGAGCCGTGGTATTGTGTTTGTCCGTCGTCGCGAAGATGTACGTGAGCTGTCTGAAACCTTGCGTAAACGTGGCATTCGCTCTACTTATCTAGAAGGCGATATGGCGCAAACGCAACGTAATAACGCCATTGATAAATTAAAATCAGGTGTTGTTACTGTGTTAGTGGCTACTGATGTGGCTGCTCGCGGGATTGATATTGATGATGTCACACACATCATGAACTTCGATTTACCTTACAGTGCAGATACATATTTACATCGTATTGGTCGTACGGCTCGAGCAGGGAAAAAAGGCACCGCCGTTTCTTTTGTGGAAGCCCATGATTACAAATTACTCGGTAAAATTAAACGCTATACGGAAGAGCTTTTGAAAGCACGTATTTTAGAAGGGCTAGAACCTCGTACTAAACCACCGAAAGATGGGGAAGTAAAATCCATGTCTAAAAAGCAAAAAGCACGTATTAAAGAAAAGCGTGAAGAAAAGAAAAAGTCAGAGGTGAAGAAGAAAATCAAACTTCGTCATAAAGATACGAAAAACATTGGTAAACGCCGTAAACCAAGCGCAGAAAAAGCGGCAGAGAAACAATAAAAAATAGCCGCACTCATTAAGTGCGGTTATTTTTTTGACTATTTATGAACTTGGCTACCGATTAGGCCACCTAATGCGGCACCACCTAATGTCGTTGCGGCATTACCGCCAATCATATAGCCTGCTGCGCCACCGATAGCCGCGCCAGCTGTTGTATTTTTTTGAGTGCGACTCATATTCCCACATGCAGCAAGAGAAATAACAGTCATCGCGATAACAAGTGATTTTCCAATTAATTTCATAGGATCTCTCCGTGTTTAACATATAAAACTATCTATCATGATAGTAATCCGTAAGACAAACAGAGATGAATGAAAGTTCAGAAATATGCTTTTTCGATGATTTTTTAAACAACCAGATGTATTAATCTTTCGTTTGATCTAATACTTTCGCAACGACTTTCAAATATTCAATTGCCAAACTATGATGTCCCGTACTCGCATTAAACACTAAATCTTCACTTAATACACCACAAGGCATATCCTCTGGGATCTTACCGTCCTCATAAGCTTGATAATCGTCTCGCCAGTCACCATCAAAATAATAGTGTTCTAATATTTTCATTTTAGGTAAGAAGGCCTGCCATTTTTCAAGAAATTGTTCCGCTTCGGCTAAGAAACTTTTCGCTTCATTGAGAAGGTTTTCCATTTCTGAAATTTTATCTAAGCGTGATTGAGATAACATAGGTTTCTCCAAAGTAAGGTAAAAATAAACCGCACTTTATGCGAACAAAGTGCGGTGAGTTTATCATGCGTTTTTAGACTTACACATCATAAGTGGTAGATGCGGTGTTACCGCCACGACCTGTCCAGTTGGTGTGGAAGAATTCACCACGTGGTTTGTCGGTACGCTCATAAGTATGTGCACCGAAGTAGTCACGTTGTGCTTGCAATAAGTTTGCCGGTAAACGTGCTGAAGTATAGCCATCTAAGAACGTAATAGCTGATGCCATACAAGGCATTGGGATACCCACTTCGATCGATTTTGCCACCACTTTACGCCAGTCGCTTAATGCGTTTTCTAAAATGCCTTTGAAATAGCTATCTGAACCTAAGAAGATTAAATCTGGATTTGCTTCATATGCATCACGAATATTACCTAAGAAACGGCTACGGATAATACAACCTTCACGCCATAATAACGCTGTTGCACCGTAGTTGATGTTCCAGCCAAATTGTTCAGAGGCTTCACGAATCAGCATAAAGCCTTGTGCGTAAGAAATGATTTTAGACGCCAATAAGGCTTTACGTACCGCTTCAATCCACACTTTTTTATCGCCTTCAACAGGTTGAATTGTTTTATCAAATAATTGGTTAGCGGCAACACGTTGATCTTTAAAGGAAGATACGCAACGAGCAAAGACGGATTCAGTGATTAAGGTTAATGG is drawn from Haemophilus parainfluenzae and contains these coding sequences:
- a CDS encoding DUF4298 domain-containing protein, with amino-acid sequence MLSQSRLDKISEMENLLNEAKSFLAEAEQFLEKWQAFLPKMKILEHYYFDGDWRDDYQAYEDGKIPEDMPCGVLSEDLVFNASTGHHSLAIEYLKVVAKVLDQTKD
- the srmB gene encoding ATP-dependent RNA helicase SrmB, which encodes MNLSPFEEFDLSPELLKALEKKGYTRPTAIQLEAIPAAMEERDVLGSAPTGTGKTAAFLLPAIQHLLDYPRRKPGAPRILILTPTRELAMQVAEQAEELAQFTHLKIATITGGVAYQNHGEVFNSNQDIVVATPGRLLQYIKEENFDCRAVEMLIFDEADRMLQMGFGQDAEKIAAETRWRKQTLLFSATLEGELLVDFAERLLNDPVKIDAEPSRRERKKINQWYYHADSNEHKIKLLARFIETEKVSRGIVFVRRREDVRELSETLRKRGIRSTYLEGDMAQTQRNNAIDKLKSGVVTVLVATDVAARGIDIDDVTHIMNFDLPYSADTYLHRIGRTARAGKKGTAVSFVEAHDYKLLGKIKRYTEELLKARILEGLEPRTKPPKDGEVKSMSKKQKARIKEKREEKKKSEVKKKIKLRHKDTKNIGKRRKPSAEKAAEKQ